A single genomic interval of Mycolicibacterium sp. MU0053 harbors:
- a CDS encoding SDR family oxidoreductase → MTSLEGRTAIITGSGRGLGRAHALLFSRLGARVVVNDTGGGLDGDGSVRNAAQDVVDEIQAAGGDAVAHFGSVSDWESARDLVDLAVSTFGGLDILVNNAGILRDRMLVNMSEAEWDSVIDVHLKGHFSPLHHAAVYWRSESKAGRTVDASVVNTSSGSGLRGNPGQINYASAKSGIAMMTLVAARELSRYGVRVNAIAPVARTRLTENTPGLGDRIEQQEGFDKWAPENVSPLVAWLASPECQLSGEVFGVVGGSITRQQCWTEQETFESDHRWSIDELKTALGHLPAGPSEFVFSA, encoded by the coding sequence GTGACATCACTCGAAGGCCGCACGGCAATCATCACCGGGTCGGGTCGCGGCCTGGGAAGAGCGCACGCACTGCTGTTTTCGCGTCTGGGCGCGCGGGTCGTAGTCAACGACACGGGCGGTGGACTCGATGGTGACGGCAGCGTTCGCAATGCCGCGCAGGACGTAGTCGACGAGATCCAAGCGGCCGGCGGCGATGCGGTCGCTCATTTCGGAAGCGTGAGCGATTGGGAATCTGCGCGGGACTTGGTCGATCTGGCGGTGAGCACGTTTGGCGGCCTGGACATCCTGGTCAACAACGCGGGGATCCTTCGTGATCGGATGCTGGTAAACATGTCCGAAGCGGAGTGGGACAGCGTGATCGATGTGCACCTCAAGGGCCACTTCAGTCCACTGCATCACGCCGCGGTGTATTGGCGTTCAGAAAGCAAGGCGGGCCGCACGGTCGACGCTTCGGTGGTCAACACCTCGTCCGGGTCGGGTCTGCGCGGCAATCCGGGTCAGATCAACTACGCCTCGGCCAAATCCGGTATCGCGATGATGACTCTTGTCGCCGCGCGCGAATTGTCGCGTTACGGAGTGCGGGTCAATGCGATTGCTCCCGTCGCCCGCACACGCCTGACTGAGAACACACCCGGTTTGGGCGACCGCATCGAACAGCAGGAGGGCTTCGACAAATGGGCCCCCGAGAATGTTTCTCCGCTTGTTGCCTGGCTGGCGTCTCCGGAGTGCCAACTCTCTGGCGAGGTGTTCGGCGTCGTGGGTGGAAGCATCACGCGCCAACAGTGTTGGACGGAGCAGGAAACCTTCGAGAGTGACCACCGCTGGTCCATCGATGAGTTGAAGACCGCACTCGGGCACCTTCCCGCGGGCCCTTCCGAATTCGTCTTCTCCGCATGA
- a CDS encoding acyl-CoA dehydrogenase family protein, with protein MRVTRPSWATDEVADLYDMAWEFLSEEVDQRAEEWSRNQCVDRDFWMRAGKLGLLCVSVPTEYGGGGGGFLHHAAIASAYARTGDKSWGNAIHSGVVADYLVAYGTEEQKRQWLPRMAAGEVVTGLGMSEPGTGSDLKNIRTTAIRQGDHYVLNGAKTFITNGSSADMIVVAAKTDPAAGGRGISLLIVDTQLPGFSVGRVLDKIGQHGSDTAELFFEDVAVPADHLLGVEGRGFPQMMAQLPQERLIIGINAVGATELAVDLTVRYAKERQAFGGPLIEMQNTRFELAECATLARVAREFLDNCIVGHSTRGVDTATAAMCKWWLTQVQCEVIDRCLQLFGGYGYMREYPIARLYCDARAQKIYGGANEIQKELIARSL; from the coding sequence ATGCGTGTGACGCGCCCCTCCTGGGCTACCGATGAGGTTGCAGACCTTTACGACATGGCCTGGGAATTCTTGTCGGAAGAAGTCGATCAACGAGCCGAAGAGTGGTCGAGGAATCAGTGCGTGGACCGCGACTTCTGGATGCGGGCAGGCAAACTCGGCCTACTGTGCGTGTCGGTGCCAACCGAGTACGGCGGCGGTGGGGGCGGATTCCTTCATCACGCAGCCATCGCGTCGGCGTACGCGCGCACCGGTGACAAGTCGTGGGGCAACGCGATTCACAGCGGCGTCGTCGCCGACTATCTGGTGGCGTACGGGACCGAAGAGCAGAAGAGACAGTGGTTGCCCCGCATGGCGGCAGGCGAAGTGGTGACCGGGCTCGGGATGTCCGAACCGGGTACCGGTTCGGATCTGAAGAACATCCGGACCACTGCGATTCGCCAGGGTGACCACTACGTGCTCAATGGCGCGAAGACGTTCATCACCAACGGATCATCGGCGGATATGATCGTCGTGGCGGCCAAGACGGATCCAGCGGCCGGGGGCAGAGGGATCTCGCTGCTGATCGTCGACACGCAACTACCCGGCTTTTCTGTCGGTCGGGTGTTGGACAAGATCGGTCAGCACGGCTCGGATACCGCCGAGTTGTTCTTCGAAGATGTAGCTGTTCCCGCCGACCACCTGCTCGGCGTCGAAGGGCGTGGCTTCCCGCAGATGATGGCGCAACTTCCCCAAGAACGCCTGATCATTGGCATCAATGCGGTCGGAGCCACTGAACTGGCGGTTGATCTCACGGTGCGCTACGCCAAAGAGCGACAAGCGTTCGGTGGACCGCTGATCGAAATGCAGAACACCAGGTTCGAACTCGCCGAGTGCGCCACCCTGGCGCGAGTGGCGCGGGAGTTCCTCGACAACTGCATCGTGGGCCATTCCACGCGCGGTGTGGACACGGCCACGGCGGCCATGTGCAAATGGTGGCTGACCCAGGTGCAGTGCGAGGTCATCGACCGTTGCCTGCAACTGTTCGGTGGCTACGGCTATATGCGTGAGTACCCGATTGCCCGACTGTACTGCGACGCGCGCGCCCAAAAGATATACGGCGGGGCCAACGAGATACAGAAAGAGCTCATCGCTCGCTCGTTGTGA
- a CDS encoding enoyl-CoA hydratase/isomerase family protein: MSNYTQLEPHVLVESHDSVRVLTLNAPDRYNSVDDDMHQALITAWRLLEADEDAGAAVITGAGSAFSAGGDMTHLRKVHDDPVLRRRTIRSAERLIRAAISCELPVVAAVNGPAVGVGATLALLSDLVVIADDTYISDPHVSVGVVAGDGGASLWPSYMSMMRAKEHLLLGTRVSAEECLLLGLANRVVPPSEVYTVALELGARLASQPRQAIRDTKRALNLHLRQAVDRTIDFALAAEGESMAGDDVMATVERFTARAR, from the coding sequence ATGTCAAACTACACGCAGTTGGAACCGCATGTGCTGGTCGAAAGCCATGATTCGGTGCGGGTTCTCACGCTCAATGCCCCGGACCGCTACAACTCGGTCGACGACGACATGCATCAAGCCCTGATCACCGCGTGGCGGCTCTTGGAAGCTGATGAGGACGCCGGCGCCGCGGTGATCACCGGGGCCGGTTCGGCATTCAGCGCCGGCGGTGACATGACGCACCTCCGGAAGGTCCACGACGACCCCGTGCTGCGACGGCGAACGATCCGCAGCGCAGAGCGGTTGATACGTGCGGCGATATCGTGTGAGCTGCCCGTTGTCGCGGCCGTGAACGGTCCCGCAGTGGGGGTCGGCGCGACCCTGGCGCTATTGTCTGACCTCGTCGTCATCGCCGACGACACGTACATTTCCGACCCGCACGTATCGGTCGGAGTGGTCGCCGGCGACGGAGGGGCTTCGCTGTGGCCCTCCTACATGAGCATGATGCGGGCCAAGGAGCATCTGCTGCTGGGAACTCGTGTATCGGCCGAGGAGTGTCTGCTGCTGGGGCTAGCCAACCGCGTGGTGCCACCTTCCGAGGTGTACACCGTCGCCCTGGAATTGGGTGCACGGCTGGCGAGCCAACCGCGTCAAGCCATCCGCGACACCAAACGTGCCCTCAATCTTCACCTACGCCAAGCTGTCGACCGCACCATCGATTTCGCGCTGGCGGCCGAGGGGGAGTCGATGGCTGGCGATGACGTGATGGCCACGGTCGAACGCTTCACCGCCCGCGCGCGATAG
- a CDS encoding IS3 family transposase: protein MSRFELMAAECASSDVTRMAQLLGVSTSGYYKHRDRLSASEPTPRVQRRRDLEVKILAHHKDSGGTYGSPRITADLHDAGERVSANTVAAIMADLGIEGISPRTFKTTTVVDPCASFPPDLIGRRFDQGCIDAVWSSDITYLSCGEGDMYLCAIRDEHSRRVLGWAVDDHMRTELVTTAVDRAVFTRGGHVKGVILQSDRGTQYTSHDMAAAASAHGLRRSMGATGICWDNAGAEALWSTFKHEHYYRHTFAIKAELIAAVDNWMRFYNHQRRHSAIGMRSPITYERTLKVTLEAS, encoded by the coding sequence CCTCGGGCTACTACAAGCATCGGGACCGGCTGTCGGCTAGTGAGCCGACGCCACGGGTCCAACGCCGCCGTGATCTGGAAGTCAAGATTCTGGCCCACCACAAGGACTCCGGCGGCACGTACGGCTCACCGCGGATCACCGCCGATCTGCACGATGCCGGAGAACGGGTGTCGGCTAACACCGTCGCGGCGATCATGGCCGATCTGGGCATCGAGGGCATTAGCCCACGCACCTTCAAGACGACCACAGTCGTCGATCCTTGTGCGTCGTTCCCACCGGATCTGATCGGCCGTCGTTTTGACCAGGGCTGTATCGATGCGGTGTGGTCCTCCGACATCACCTACCTGAGCTGTGGGGAAGGCGACATGTACCTGTGTGCGATCCGCGATGAGCATTCGCGACGGGTGCTGGGCTGGGCGGTCGATGACCACATGCGCACCGAGTTGGTGACCACCGCGGTGGATCGGGCGGTGTTCACCCGCGGCGGCCACGTCAAGGGCGTCATACTGCAATCGGACCGCGGCACCCAGTACACCTCCCACGACATGGCTGCCGCAGCCAGCGCCCACGGGCTGCGGCGCTCTATGGGTGCCACCGGCATCTGCTGGGACAACGCCGGCGCGGAGGCGCTGTGGTCGACGTTCAAACACGAGCATTACTACCGGCACACTTTCGCCATAAAGGCTGAATTGATTGCAGCAGTTGACAATTGGATGCGATTCTACAATCATCAACGTAGACATTCAGCGATCGGAATGCGCTCACCCATTACCTACGAGCGCACGCTGAAAGTCACCCTGGAAGCAAGCTAA